One segment of Acropora muricata isolate sample 2 chromosome 8, ASM3666990v1, whole genome shotgun sequence DNA contains the following:
- the LOC136926739 gene encoding (2S)-3-sulfopropanediol dehydratase-like: MSSEEIMEDRVLHKAQRGLFFGKPKFGIFVIAWYKEDLTPDSPDVHKGILEAVRDVIKYALDLEKENPGSRTRAIAAFNPNQWSKWYKDDPKLANLDQRTGKLLVEDSQKFLDTGGDVYFLLKSDVQGELEKVLVKIKEKMNLFCDNYDVTKSQPPSKRILQNSFTDGVANPCDTEGFKSYIVKNEGAVSGHPGSTFLLSQKFQFNWTVLGEMDKIQKEDMVGRKSGTDTFIPHTDKRTHIICAHVVKDVSPINVVERHPRVFRVSMPYGSVKDEPSKEEGLMYLHMCNTTEVFKTILSNIAGNDKESNMGEVTVDKLISAVQPLQGTFWYVPSAEELDLPTLKERRFELLDFWNLRSPTNDYLFYNQKEYLYRMTTGGYTPGDPPSDRVLRLLGYAFLQWNDQWFKRREMPKFPNLLQSVSTKRGRYLDGASVMIRKGWAMKVTLGRFLTTNKPEKLEDPTFFGRRADVFSIHPDELIVGRMPPCFSLGLGKRVMPYLREEEQMPAFVKGLSEAAGFGHVIPDYETLLTKGLERMKQEMKDDMGETKEQSDFVASCILALEGAQKYIENFGFLAGYMAEKSEFAFSDAQRENLKTIEARMHKIAHDRPETFIEAVQLLFSYHCCLHLSGEPVSIGRMDQFLEPFLEGTSPVEAQEIIDCLFVKLCEHVHVNTRLLNDMGAWGSIAVPYASTGMFPNGDTINQWVQQVTVGGYKANDAIVPEDGCNTITVMCLKASRRLPLNAPCLSLRMHQNMPQEVLQEAAKAILSGGSHPVLLHDGHLIEGLLEAGTPDLPVSLKSARNYSCDGCYEPIFPGETDFSLAYVALLQILEMTINHGSTYAMAGPTYLEGAPQSFPTPPPEEITSFEQLKELFALHLRVRTEYNIFCLLLNYGNLVEFCPSPLLSSVIRGCQETKRDIYDGGANYTMIGVQFISFANTVDALYAIKKLCFDHDSAVFSLSEMVRCLKCDWGYNIQEPFHDHLAGSTRGQRLSDTYKEARERALLLPKFGTEEGAENADIKSITSWLAEEVSTVIKKVARDAPAGQPLKAHIDGLKEKYSVPGAKWDVLLPTGSGTFEGYVGWGQSCAASADGRRAGTPIASDIAACITPFDRPATAKSCDVYKSMKCWDMRSINVGFANGAEVGLKIAENFKESDMVTLLKNYADGNVIGGNILTIICANPDTFANAQLNPEKYDLIRVRTGGWNEFYITFFTAHQKHLERRIYYHAP; encoded by the exons ATGAGTTCCGAG GAAATCATGGAAGACCGTGTCCTTCACAAGGCTCAACGTGGCTTATTCTTCGGTAAGCCGAAGTTTGGTATCTTTGTCATTGCTTGGTACAAGGAGGACCTGACTCCGGATAGCCCTGATGTGCACAAAGGGATTCTGGAAGCAGTGCGCGACGTCATCAAATACGCCCTTGATCTGGAGAAGGAAAATCCTG GATCTCGAACAAGAGCCATTGCAGCCTTTAATCCTAACCAATGGAGTAAGTGGTACAAAGATGACCCCAAGCTGGCTAATCTGGATCAGCGAACAGGAAAATTGCTCGTTGAAGACTCTCAGAAATTCTTGGATACTGGAGGGGATGTGTACTTCCTTCTCAAGTCTGATGTACAGGGCGAGCTTGAGAAGGTGCTGGTCAAGATCAAAGAGAAAATGAATCTCTTTTGCGATAACTATGATGTGACAAAATCGCAACCCCCTAGTAAG CGGATCCTCCAAAACTCGTTTACTGACGGGGTGGCAAACCCTTGCGACACTGAAGGTTTCAAGAGTTATATTGTCAAGAATGAAGGCGCAGTCTCCGGTCACCCTGGATCAACATTCCTGTTGTCTCAGAAGTTTCAGTTTAACTGGACAGTTCTGGGCGAAATGGATAAG ATTCAGAAAGAAGACATGGTCGGAAGAAAATCTGGCACAGACACGTTTATCCCTCACACGGACAAACGCACCCACATCATATGCGCGCACGTGGTGAAGGACGTCTCGCCGATAAACGTTGTGGAGCGCCATCCGCGTGTTTTCCGCGTGTCAATGCCTTATGGCAGCGTTAAGGATGAGCCCTCTAAAGAAGAAGGTCTGATGTATCTTCACATGTGTAACACAACGGAGGTTTTCAAGACAATTCTGAGTAACATCGCCGGTAATGACAAGGAATCCAACATGGGCGAGGTGACTGTGGACAAGCTGATCAGCGCTGTTCAGCCTCTTCAGGGCACATTCTGGTATGTTCCTAGTGCCGAGGAATTGGATCTGCCAACTTTAAAGGAACGAAG ATTTGAACTCTTGGACTTTTGGAATCTACGCAGTCCCACCAATGACTACCTCTTCTACAATCAGAAGGAGTACCTCTATCGCATGACCACTGGCGGGTATACCCCAGGGGACCCCCCAAGTGACCGTGTCCTACGGTTGTTGGGCTATGCCTTCCTACAATGGAATGATCAGTGGTTCAAGCGCAGGGAGATGCCTAAATTCCCAAATCTATTACAGAGCGTTTCTACCAAACGGGGACGTTACCTCGACGGAGCTTCTGTCATGATCCGAAAAGGATGGGCTATGAAA GTCACCTTGGGGAGGTTCCTTACAACAAACAAGCCTGAAAAGCTGGAAGATCCAACTTTCTTTGGCCGCAGAGCTGATGTATTCAGCATTCACCCTGATGAACTAATTGTGGGCCGAATGCCTCCATGCTTTTCCTTGGGTCTCGGCAAGCGTGTGATGCCATACCTTCGCGAAGAAGAACAGATGCCTGCTTTCGTGAAAGGCCTCAGCGAAGCCGCGGGCTTTGGTCATGTAATACCTGACTACGAGACTTTACTGACGAAAG GTTTGGAAAGGATGAAACAAGAGATGAAAGATGACATGGGAGAAACTAAAGAGCAAAGCGATTTTGTGGCTTCCTGCATTCTGGCTTTGGAGGGAGCACAAAAGTACATCGAGAACTTCGGATTCTTGGCAGGATACATGGCTGAGAAAAGTGAATTTGCTTTTTCTGATGCTCAAAGGGAAAACTTGAAGACG ATTGAGGCCAGGATGCACAAGATTGCCCATGATCGTCCAGAAACCTTTATTGAAGCAGTCCAGTTGCTATTCTCTTATCACTGTTGCCTGCATCTGTCAGGAGAACCTGTGTCAATCGGCCGAATGGATCAGTTTCTCGAACCGTTTCTCGAAGGAACTTCCCCTGTGGAGGCACAGGAAATTATTGACTGCCTGTTTGTGAAGCTCTGTGAACATGTGCATGTCAACACGCGATTGCTAAACGATATGGGAGCCTGGGGGTCGATTGCGGTGCCTTACGCCAGCACTGGAATGTTTCCCAATGGAGATACCATCAACCAGTGGGTACAGCAG GTCACTGTGGGTGGTTACAAAGCCAATGATGCCATCGTCCCAGAGGATGGCTGTAATACCATCACAGTCATGTGTCTGAAGGCCTCGCGCAGGCTGCCACTGAATGCTCCCTGCCTGTCTCTGCGAATGCACCAAAACATGCCCCAAGAG GTTCTTCAAGAGGCAGCTAAGGCCATTCTCAGTGGCGGTTCCCATCCGGTTCTTCTACACGATGGGCACTTGATAGAGGGCCTCTTGGAAGCCGGGACGCCTGATTTACCAGTGAGCCTGAAGAGCGCGCGAAACTACTCCTGTGATGGCTGCTATGAGCCTATATTCCCGGGGGAGACCGATTTCTCATTGGCGTACGTGGCTCTGTTGCAAATACTGGAAATGACAATCAATCATGGATCTACTTACGCGATGGCTGGCCCTACTTACTTGGAAGGGGCACCCCAGTCATTTCCTACACCACCTCCAGAGGAGATCACCAGCTTTGAACAG CTCAAGGAGCTGTTTGCACTCCATCTGCGCGTGCGCACAGAGTATAACATTTTCTGCCTTCTTCTCAACTATGGCAACCTTGTGGAGTTCTGCCCCAGCCCACTGCTTTCCTCTGTCATCCGTGGCTGCCAGGAAACTAAACGCGACATTTACGATGGAGGTGCTAACTATACAATGATTGGGGTTCAGTTCATCAGTTTTGCCAACACAGTAGACGCTCTGTACGCCATCAAAAAGCTGTGTTTTGATCACGATTCAGCTGTATTTTCTTTGTCTGAGATGGTTCGTTGTCTCAAGTGCGACTGGGGATACAACATCCAAGAACCCTTCCATGACCACCTCGCAGGCTCAACACGTGGCCAGCGGTTGTCTGACACGTACAAAGAGGCGCGGGAGAGAGCGTTGTTGCTGCCGAAATTTGGAACCGAAGAAGGGGCGGAAAACGCAGATATTAAGAGCATCACCAG TTGGTTGGCTGAGGAAGTCTCTACCGTGATTAAGAAAGTCGCCCGCGATGCCCCAGCGGGACAACCACTGAAAGCACACATTGACGGTCTGAAAGAGAAATACTCGGTTCCTGGAGCAAAGTGGGACGTGTTGTTACCGACAGGCTCTGGGACATTTGAAGGATACGTTGGATGGGGACAGTCATGTGCAGCTTCCGCTGACGGGCGACGCGCAGGCACACCTATTGCTTCCGATATCGCTGCCTGTATAACTCCATTTGACAGACCTGCCACAGCAAAGAGCTGTGACGTCTACAA GTCCATGAAGTGCTGGGACATGCGCTCTATCAATGTTGGATTCGCTAACGGTGCCGAAGTGGGTTTGAAGATTGCAGAAAACTTCAAAGAGAGCGACATGGTGACCTTACTGAAGAACTATGCAGACGGAAACGTGATCGGGGGAAACATTTTGACAA TCATTTGTGCCAACCCGGACACGTTCGCTAATGCTCAGTTGAACCCAGAGAAGTACGATTTGATCCGAGTACGCACAGGGGGCTGGAACGAATTTTACATAACGTTCTTCACTGCTCACCAGAAGCACCTGGAGAGGAGAATCTATTACCATGCTCCATGA